From one Staphylococcus kloosii genomic stretch:
- the ilvC gene encoding ketol-acid reductoisomerase has translation MTTVYYDQSVTKDALQGKKIAVIGYGSQGHAHAQNLKDNGYDVIIGIRPGKSFNKAKDDGFEVYPVDEAAKQADVIMILLPDEIQGSVYKEEIEPNLEDNNALVFAHGFNIHFDVIQPPSTVDVFLIAPKGPGHLVRRTFTEGSAVPALFAVEQDASGEARDVALSYAKGIGATRAGVIETSFAEETETDLFGEQTVLCGGVTKLIQSGFETLVEAGYQPEIAYFEVLHEMKLIVDLMYEGGMENMRYSISNTAEFGDYVSGPRVITPDVKDNMKAVLKDIQDGNFSDRFIKDSENNFNEFHKLREEQHGHQIEAVGRDLREMMPFIKSKSIEK, from the coding sequence TACAAGGAAAGAAAATTGCAGTTATCGGTTATGGTTCTCAAGGCCATGCTCATGCTCAAAACTTAAAAGATAATGGTTACGATGTAATCATCGGTATCCGCCCAGGTAAATCTTTCAATAAAGCAAAAGATGATGGCTTTGAAGTATATCCAGTGGACGAAGCAGCAAAACAAGCTGATGTAATCATGATTCTATTGCCTGATGAAATTCAAGGTAGTGTATATAAAGAAGAAATTGAACCAAACTTAGAAGATAATAACGCATTAGTATTTGCACATGGTTTCAACATTCACTTTGATGTAATTCAACCACCTTCAACAGTAGATGTATTCTTAATCGCACCAAAAGGTCCAGGACATTTAGTTCGTCGTACATTTACTGAAGGTAGCGCAGTACCTGCCCTATTCGCAGTTGAACAAGATGCAAGTGGCGAAGCAAGAGACGTAGCATTAAGTTACGCAAAAGGTATCGGCGCAACACGAGCTGGTGTTATTGAAACATCATTTGCTGAAGAAACTGAAACTGACCTATTTGGTGAACAAACAGTATTATGTGGTGGCGTAACAAAATTAATCCAATCTGGTTTCGAAACATTAGTTGAAGCGGGTTACCAACCAGAAATCGCTTATTTCGAAGTACTACATGAAATGAAATTAATTGTTGACCTTATGTACGAAGGTGGCATGGAAAACATGCGTTACTCAATTTCTAATACAGCTGAATTTGGTGACTATGTTTCAGGTCCACGTGTAATCACACCGGATGTTAAAGACAATATGAAAGCCGTATTAAAAGATATTCAAGATGGTAACTTTAGTGATCGTTTCATTAAAGACAGTGAAAACAACTTTAATGAATTCCATAAATTACGTGAAGAACAACATGGTCATCAAATCGAAGCAGTTGGTCGCGACCTAAGAGAAATGATGCCATTTATTAAATCTAAAAGTATTGAAAAATAA
- the leuB gene encoding 3-isopropylmalate dehydrogenase, translating to MSYNIVSLPGDGIGPEIMSGSLEILEQLSKKFNFDYSVEEYDFGGIAIDNHGTPLPDDTLTACQNADAILLGSVGGPKWTDPNNRPEQGLLGIRKTLGLFANIRPTTVTQGTSHLSPIKESRVTGTDFVIVRELTGGIYFGEPKHWNQDQALDSLTYTKPEIERIAHVAFKLAQKRNKKLTSVDKENVLSSSKLWRQVINNVATEYPDVEVNHLLVDACAMHLITNPTQFDVIVTENLFGDILSDEASVMPGSLGLSPSASFSEQGTRLYEPIHGSAPDIANQNKANPFGMLLSVAMCLRESFGEEQAASHLEQTVYQLIKDGKTTSDLGGQSTTTEVFQFVKENI from the coding sequence ATGAGTTATAACATAGTTTCATTACCTGGAGATGGTATAGGACCTGAAATTATGAGTGGTTCATTAGAAATCTTAGAACAACTAAGTAAAAAATTTAATTTCGATTACTCTGTTGAAGAATATGATTTCGGTGGTATCGCTATCGATAATCATGGTACACCATTACCAGATGACACATTAACGGCTTGTCAAAATGCCGATGCTATACTTTTAGGTTCAGTTGGTGGACCAAAATGGACTGACCCAAATAACAGACCTGAACAAGGCCTATTAGGTATTAGAAAAACACTAGGTCTCTTTGCAAATATTAGACCTACAACAGTAACTCAAGGTACAAGTCATTTGTCCCCTATTAAAGAATCACGAGTAACTGGTACAGATTTTGTAATCGTTCGTGAGTTAACTGGTGGTATTTATTTCGGTGAACCAAAACATTGGAATCAAGATCAAGCATTAGATTCATTAACATATACAAAACCAGAAATTGAACGTATCGCACATGTTGCATTTAAACTAGCACAAAAGCGTAATAAAAAGCTCACATCAGTAGATAAAGAGAACGTTTTATCATCTAGTAAATTATGGCGCCAAGTTATTAATAATGTAGCGACAGAATATCCAGATGTTGAAGTCAATCACCTACTTGTTGATGCTTGCGCAATGCATTTAATTACTAATCCAACTCAATTTGACGTTATTGTAACTGAAAATCTATTTGGTGATATTTTAAGTGATGAAGCTTCTGTTATGCCAGGTTCTTTAGGTTTGTCACCATCAGCTAGTTTTAGTGAACAAGGAACAAGACTTTACGAACCTATACACGGTTCTGCGCCTGACATTGCAAACCAAAACAAAGCAAATCCATTTGGTATGTTACTATCCGTAGCTATGTGTCTACGAGAAAGTTTTGGCGAAGAACAAGCAGCATCACATTTAGAACAAACAGTTTATCAACTTATTAAAGATGGCAAGACGACAAGTGACCTTGGAGGTCAAAGTACTACTACAGAAGTCTTTCAATTTGTGAAAGAAAATATATAA
- the leuC gene encoding 3-isopropylmalate dehydratase large subunit translates to MGKTLFDKVWNKHVLTGEEGSPQLLYIDLHLIHEVTSPQAFEGLRLQNRQLRRPDLTYATLDHNVPTVDIFNIKDEIANKQITTLQENAKAFGVHIFDMGSDEQGIVHMVGPETGLTQPGKTIVCGDSHTATHGAFGAIAFGIGTSEVEHVFATQTLWQTKPKNLKIDVKGKLPTGVYAKDIILYLINQYGVDFGTGYALEFSGETIRNLSMEARMTICNMAIEAGAKYGMMQPDETTFEYVKGRPYATNYQYDVDEWRELYTDDDAQFDKVIEMDVTDLEPQVTWGTNPEMGVSFNTPFPEIKNVNDERAYDYMGLQPGQKAEDIELGYVFLGSCTNARLSDLVEASHIVKGNKVHPNITAIVVPGSRTVKHEAEKLGIDKIFKEAGFDWREPGCSMCLGMNPDQVPNGVHCASTSNRNFEGRQGKGARTHLVSPAMAAAAAINGKFVDVRKVVV, encoded by the coding sequence ATGGGTAAAACACTATTCGATAAAGTTTGGAACAAACACGTTTTGACTGGGGAAGAAGGTTCTCCGCAGTTATTATACATTGACTTACATTTAATTCATGAAGTTACATCTCCTCAAGCATTTGAAGGACTTAGACTTCAGAATAGACAACTTAGAAGACCAGATCTAACTTATGCAACGTTAGATCATAACGTGCCTACCGTTGATATTTTTAATATTAAGGATGAAATTGCAAATAAACAAATCACAACTTTGCAAGAAAATGCTAAAGCATTCGGTGTTCATATTTTTGATATGGGCTCAGATGAACAAGGTATTGTACACATGGTTGGACCAGAAACTGGTTTAACTCAACCGGGCAAAACAATAGTATGTGGTGACTCACATACTGCTACACATGGTGCATTCGGTGCCATTGCCTTTGGTATTGGTACGAGTGAAGTTGAACATGTTTTTGCAACACAAACATTGTGGCAAACTAAACCTAAAAATCTTAAAATTGACGTTAAAGGTAAACTACCAACTGGCGTCTATGCTAAAGATATAATTCTATATCTTATTAATCAATATGGTGTAGATTTTGGTACAGGTTATGCCCTAGAGTTTTCTGGAGAAACAATTCGTAACCTTTCTATGGAAGCACGTATGACAATTTGTAATATGGCAATTGAAGCAGGTGCAAAATACGGAATGATGCAACCTGATGAAACTACATTTGAATATGTCAAAGGTCGTCCATATGCTACAAATTATCAATATGATGTTGATGAATGGCGTGAATTATATACAGATGACGACGCTCAATTCGATAAAGTTATCGAAATGGATGTAACTGATCTAGAACCTCAAGTTACTTGGGGCACTAATCCTGAAATGGGTGTTAGTTTTAACACACCTTTCCCTGAGATTAAAAATGTTAATGATGAACGCGCATATGACTATATGGGTCTACAACCTGGTCAAAAAGCAGAAGATATTGAATTAGGCTATGTATTCTTAGGTTCATGTACAAATGCTAGACTTTCTGACTTAGTGGAAGCAAGTCACATCGTAAAAGGAAATAAAGTTCACCCAAATATTACTGCTATCGTTGTTCCAGGCTCAAGAACAGTTAAGCACGAAGCTGAAAAGCTAGGTATCGATAAAATATTTAAAGAAGCAGGTTTTGATTGGAGAGAGCCAGGTTGTTCAATGTGTCTAGGCATGAACCCAGACCAAGTACCTAATGGTGTACATTGTGCTTCTACAAGTAATAGAAACTTTGAAGGACGTCAAGGTAAAGGTGCACGTACACATCTTGTCTCCCCTGCAATGGCAGCTGCTGCCGCAATCAATGGTAAATTCGTAGATGTTAGAAAGGTGGTCGTTTAA
- the ilvA gene encoding threonine ammonia-lyase IlvA produces the protein MTVKTTVSSKDIDEAFLNLKDVAKETPLQKDHYLSHKYDCNVYLKREDLQWVRSFKLRGAYNAIIALNEKDRQNGITCASAGNHAQGVAYTASKLNLTAVIFMPVTTPLQKINQVKFFGGSNVEVVLTGDTFDECLKEALTYTQDYAMNFIDPFNNIYTIAGQGTLAKEIIEQSKEDDIHFDYLFAAIGGGGLISGVGTYFKDHSKDTSIVGVEPAGASSMYESVVVENKIVTLENIEKFVDGASVARVGEITYDIAQKVVDEYVQVDEGAVCSTILDMYSKQAIIAEPAGALSVSALEQYKSKIKGKNVVCIVSGGNNDINRMKEIEERSLLFEEMKHYFILNFPQRPGALREFVNDVLGPKDDITKFEYLKKSSQNTGTVIIGIQLNNHSDLDNLKANVTEFDPSNIYINENKMLYSLLI, from the coding sequence ATGACAGTTAAAACTACAGTATCATCCAAAGATATAGATGAAGCTTTTTTAAATTTAAAAGATGTTGCAAAAGAAACACCCCTACAAAAAGATCACTATCTATCACATAAATATGATTGTAACGTTTACTTAAAACGCGAAGATCTTCAGTGGGTACGTTCATTTAAACTTCGAGGTGCTTATAACGCAATTATCGCTTTAAATGAGAAAGACCGACAAAATGGTATAACTTGTGCTAGTGCAGGAAATCACGCACAAGGTGTAGCATACACAGCGAGTAAATTAAATTTAACTGCTGTAATCTTTATGCCTGTAACAACCCCACTTCAAAAAATAAACCAAGTAAAATTCTTTGGTGGCAGTAATGTTGAGGTTGTTTTAACAGGTGATACATTCGATGAATGCTTAAAAGAAGCACTCACATATACACAAGATTACGCAATGAATTTCATTGACCCTTTCAATAATATTTATACAATTGCAGGACAAGGTACGTTAGCCAAAGAAATTATTGAACAATCTAAAGAGGACGATATTCACTTTGATTATCTATTTGCTGCTATCGGTGGCGGTGGTCTTATTTCAGGCGTAGGTACTTATTTTAAAGACCATTCGAAAGATACATCAATTGTAGGTGTTGAACCAGCTGGTGCAAGCAGCATGTATGAATCAGTAGTTGTTGAAAATAAAATTGTTACATTAGAAAATATCGAAAAATTCGTCGATGGTGCATCCGTTGCACGAGTCGGAGAAATTACTTATGACATTGCTCAAAAAGTTGTAGATGAATACGTACAAGTAGATGAAGGTGCCGTTTGTTCTACAATATTAGATATGTATTCTAAACAAGCTATTATTGCAGAACCCGCTGGTGCATTAAGTGTATCTGCATTAGAGCAATATAAATCTAAAATTAAAGGCAAAAACGTCGTTTGTATCGTAAGTGGTGGTAATAATGATATTAACAGAATGAAAGAGATTGAAGAACGTTCATTACTATTCGAAGAAATGAAACATTACTTTATCTTGAACTTCCCACAAAGACCAGGCGCTTTACGCGAATTTGTAAACGACGTACTTGGACCTAAAGATGATATTACTAAATTTGAATATCTCAAAAAATCATCTCAAAATACAGGTACCGTTATAATTGGTATTCAACTAAACAACCATAGTGACTTGGATAATTTAAAAGCCAATGTTACTGAATTTGATCCATCTAATATTTATATTAATGAAAACAAAATGCTTTATTCATTATTAATTTAA
- the leuD gene encoding 3-isopropylmalate dehydratase small subunit: MDVKPITTYTGKIVPLFHDNIDTDQIIPKVHLKRISKTGFGPFAFDEWRYLDDGSDNPDFNPNKPEYEGASILVTGDNFGCGSSREHAAWAIKDYGFDIIIAGSYSDIFYMNCTKNGMLPISLDEDARKHLASYSEITVDLPNQTVSTPEKSFHFDIDATWKNKLVNGLDDIAVTLQYEDEIAAYENAKAFQ, from the coding sequence ATGGATGTAAAACCAATCACAACATATACTGGAAAAATAGTACCACTTTTCCATGATAATATTGACACTGACCAAATTATTCCTAAAGTTCATTTGAAAAGAATTTCTAAAACTGGTTTCGGCCCTTTCGCATTTGATGAATGGCGCTATTTAGATGATGGTTCTGACAACCCAGACTTTAACCCTAATAAACCTGAATATGAAGGCGCATCAATACTAGTTACTGGCGATAATTTCGGTTGTGGTTCTAGTAGAGAACACGCAGCATGGGCAATTAAAGACTATGGATTCGATATTATAATCGCTGGTAGTTATAGTGATATTTTCTATATGAATTGTACAAAAAATGGTATGTTACCTATTTCTTTAGATGAAGATGCTAGAAAACATTTGGCTTCATACTCAGAAATAACAGTAGATTTACCTAATCAGACCGTATCAACTCCTGAAAAATCTTTCCATTTCGATATTGATGCTACGTGGAAAAACAAACTCGTAAATGGTTTAGATGATATAGCAGTAACACTGCAATATGAAGATGAAATTGCAGCTTATGAAAATGCAAAAGCATTTCAATAA
- a CDS encoding 2-isopropylmalate synthase yields MSSHIQIFDTTLRDGEQTPGVNFSFEERLKIAQQLEKWGVDIIEAGFPASSTGSFKSVEAIAKTLTTTAVCGLARCVKSDIDAVYEATKEAAIPRIHVFVATSPIHRDSKLKMSQDEVLESIKEHVEYAKQYFEVVQFSPEDATRTEPDFLLKAVQTAVDAGASVINIPDTVGFSYPTEYGKIFKTLIETIESDHEVIYSAHCHDDLGLAVANSMAAIENGAKRIEGTLNGIGERAGNTALEEVALGLYVRQDHYQNQSKINLAETKQTSDLIARYAGIRVPKNKAIVGQNAFSHESGIHQDGVLKNPETYEIMTPQLVGVKTTELPLGKLSGKHAFAEKLTALGYDVEPEEQKVLFKQFKEIADKKKAVTDRDIHALIQGTSHEQSASYQVDTLQLQFVSNGLQSAVVVIKDKDGNTYQDSSIGTGSIVAVYNAVDRIFDRETELLDYTIDSVTEGSDAQAEVHVQLKIDDQIVSGVGIDHDILLASCKSYVEAQAKYVNESTEKEGIKS; encoded by the coding sequence ATGAGTAGCCATATTCAAATTTTTGATACAACACTTAGAGACGGGGAACAAACACCAGGAGTCAACTTTTCTTTCGAAGAGAGACTAAAAATAGCTCAACAACTAGAAAAATGGGGAGTAGATATTATAGAAGCAGGCTTCCCCGCTTCCAGCACAGGAAGTTTTAAATCGGTAGAAGCCATTGCTAAAACATTAACAACTACGGCCGTATGTGGCTTAGCACGTTGTGTAAAATCAGATATCGATGCAGTTTATGAAGCAACTAAAGAAGCTGCAATTCCTAGAATTCACGTCTTCGTCGCCACAAGCCCTATTCATCGTGATTCTAAACTTAAAATGTCACAAGATGAAGTGCTTGAATCTATTAAAGAACATGTTGAGTACGCTAAACAATATTTCGAAGTAGTACAATTTTCACCAGAAGATGCAACACGTACAGAACCAGATTTCTTATTAAAAGCTGTACAAACAGCTGTAGATGCTGGTGCAAGTGTTATTAATATACCAGACACTGTAGGTTTCAGTTATCCAACTGAATATGGCAAAATATTTAAAACATTAATCGAAACTATCGAAAGTGATCACGAAGTAATTTATAGCGCACATTGTCATGACGACTTAGGATTAGCTGTTGCTAATAGTATGGCAGCAATCGAAAATGGTGCTAAACGTATTGAAGGTACTTTAAATGGTATTGGAGAACGTGCAGGTAATACGGCACTTGAAGAAGTTGCACTTGGCCTTTACGTTCGCCAAGATCATTACCAAAACCAATCAAAAATCAATTTAGCCGAAACAAAACAAACTTCTGATTTGATTGCCCGTTACGCAGGTATTCGAGTCCCTAAAAACAAAGCAATTGTCGGACAAAATGCATTCAGCCACGAATCAGGAATTCACCAAGATGGTGTACTTAAAAACCCTGAAACTTATGAAATTATGACACCACAACTTGTCGGTGTTAAAACGACAGAATTACCACTAGGCAAACTATCTGGTAAACATGCTTTTGCAGAAAAACTTACTGCTTTAGGTTATGATGTAGAACCTGAAGAACAAAAAGTTCTATTCAAGCAATTTAAAGAAATTGCAGATAAGAAAAAAGCAGTTACAGACAGAGATATACATGCATTAATCCAAGGTACATCTCATGAACAAAGTGCAAGCTATCAAGTAGATACATTACAATTACAATTCGTCTCTAATGGCCTACAAAGTGCTGTAGTAGTCATTAAAGACAAAGATGGTAATACTTATCAAGATTCTAGTATTGGTACAGGATCAATCGTCGCTGTATATAATGCAGTGGACCGTATTTTCGATAGAGAAACTGAACTATTAGATTATACCATTGATTCCGTTACTGAAGGCTCTGACGCACAAGCGGAAGTACACGTTCAACTTAAAATTGATGACCAAATTGTCTCAGGCGTAGGTATCGACCATGATATCTTACTAGCTTCTTGTAAATCATATGTAGAAGCTCAAGCCAAATATGTAAATGAATCAACTGAGAAAGAAGGCATAAAGTCATGA